One genomic region from Actinocatenispora thailandica encodes:
- a CDS encoding FAD-dependent oxidoreductase encodes MVDRPAGLRRVLSPVALGGLALPHRVVMGSMHLGIEDRDDGGAALAAFYAARAAGGAGLIVTGGSAVSRVGAGGVHYSFVNEPADAPRLARVAAAVHTAGGLIALQLFHAGRYAFAASFGLQPVAPSAVPSRFSPDEPRALTGAEVAATIDDFGRAAATARRLGFDAVELMGSEGYLLNEFTSPVTNHRDDEWGGDPARRRAFPLAVLAAVRAAAGTDFPVIYRLSGADLMDGAPDEDEVLALATALAGAGAAALNVGIGWHESRVPTVQALVPPGTWAPYAARIRAAVDGVVPVIASNRINRLAQAEQLLADGAADLVSLARPFLADPELIARSRAGRPVNVCIGCNQACIDRSLTDEAVSCMVNPSAGHEQDLFVAGSGAPGSAGASAGGPAPAAPGSAPGAPGPSGAAGSGGPGATGRRRYAVIGAGPAGLAAARALASAGARVVLYEAGAAPGGQFRLARLVPGKADYGATIEYYAAELAALGVELRLGHPVGPGDRAELAGCAGIVLATGVVPRPVELPGADGPNVLTYPEAFAAADRLGDRVVVVGGGGIAVDLAHLLSHGATDGDERDRFRAEHGLAERPVPVTGGRQVTLLRRGPRIGAGIGRTTRWTLLAALRRRGVLLRTGVRYERITPEGVVLAGGDGPELVGADTVVLAAGQVPADALRPMLAGLAVPYRVIGGAADGAVDAVTAFAAGAAARELLRDADPSPRPEHPPGRRTAAPRPRGRGGGRRWRCPVLSGRGVPRGSSVRPSGTPR; translated from the coding sequence ATGGTTGACCGACCGGCCGGGCTGCGCCGGGTGCTCAGCCCGGTGGCGCTCGGCGGCCTGGCGCTGCCGCACCGGGTGGTGATGGGCTCGATGCACCTGGGCATCGAGGACCGCGACGACGGTGGTGCCGCGCTCGCCGCGTTCTACGCCGCGCGGGCGGCCGGCGGTGCCGGGCTGATCGTCACCGGCGGGTCGGCGGTCAGCCGGGTCGGCGCCGGCGGGGTGCACTACAGCTTCGTCAACGAGCCCGCCGACGCGCCCCGGCTGGCCCGGGTCGCGGCGGCGGTACACACGGCCGGTGGGTTGATCGCGCTGCAGCTGTTCCACGCCGGCCGCTACGCCTTCGCCGCCTCGTTCGGGCTGCAGCCGGTGGCGCCGTCGGCGGTACCGAGCCGGTTCTCGCCCGATGAGCCGCGGGCGCTGACCGGCGCCGAGGTGGCGGCGACGATCGACGACTTCGGCCGTGCGGCGGCGACCGCGCGGCGGCTCGGATTCGACGCGGTGGAGTTGATGGGTTCGGAAGGCTACCTGCTCAACGAGTTCACCTCGCCGGTGACCAACCACCGCGACGACGAGTGGGGCGGCGACCCGGCGCGGCGCCGCGCCTTCCCGCTGGCCGTACTGGCCGCCGTCCGGGCCGCCGCCGGTACCGACTTTCCGGTGATCTACCGGCTCTCCGGCGCCGACCTGATGGACGGCGCACCGGACGAGGACGAGGTGCTGGCGCTGGCGACGGCGCTCGCCGGGGCCGGCGCCGCGGCGCTCAACGTCGGCATCGGCTGGCACGAGTCCCGGGTACCGACCGTGCAGGCGCTCGTGCCGCCCGGCACCTGGGCGCCGTACGCGGCGCGGATCCGGGCCGCGGTCGACGGCGTGGTGCCGGTGATCGCCTCGAACCGGATCAACCGGCTCGCCCAGGCCGAACAGCTGCTCGCCGACGGCGCCGCGGACCTGGTCAGCCTGGCCCGGCCGTTCCTCGCCGACCCGGAACTGATCGCGCGCTCGCGCGCCGGCCGGCCGGTCAACGTCTGCATCGGCTGCAACCAGGCCTGCATCGACCGTTCGCTCACCGACGAGGCGGTCTCCTGCATGGTCAACCCGTCCGCCGGCCACGAACAAGACCTGTTCGTCGCCGGCTCGGGCGCCCCCGGCAGCGCCGGCGCGAGTGCCGGCGGCCCCGCCCCTGCCGCCCCCGGCTCCGCCCCTGGCGCCCCCGGGCCCTCCGGCGCTGCCGGCTCCGGAGGGCCCGGCGCCACGGGCCGCCGCCGGTACGCGGTGATCGGCGCCGGGCCGGCAGGGCTCGCCGCGGCACGCGCCCTGGCGAGCGCCGGTGCGCGCGTCGTGCTGTACGAGGCGGGGGCGGCGCCGGGCGGGCAGTTCCGGCTGGCCAGGCTGGTGCCCGGCAAGGCGGACTACGGCGCCACGATCGAGTACTACGCCGCCGAACTCGCCGCGCTCGGCGTCGAGCTGCGACTCGGCCACCCGGTCGGCCCGGGCGACCGAGCCGAGCTGGCCGGCTGCGCCGGCATCGTGCTGGCGACCGGTGTCGTGCCCCGGCCGGTCGAGCTGCCCGGCGCCGACGGCCCGAACGTCCTGACCTATCCGGAGGCGTTCGCCGCCGCCGACCGGCTCGGCGACCGGGTCGTCGTGGTCGGCGGCGGCGGCATCGCGGTCGACCTGGCGCACCTGCTCAGCCACGGGGCGACCGACGGCGACGAGCGGGATCGGTTCCGCGCCGAGCACGGCCTGGCCGAGCGGCCGGTCCCGGTGACCGGCGGCCGCCAGGTGACGCTGCTTCGCCGCGGCCCCCGGATCGGTGCCGGGATCGGGCGAACGACCCGCTGGACGCTGCTGGCCGCGCTGCGTCGCCGCGGCGTGCTGCTGCGCACCGGTGTGCGCTACGAGCGGATCACGCCGGAGGGCGTCGTACTGGCCGGCGGCGACGGGCCGGAGCTGGTCGGCGCCGACACCGTGGTGCTCGCCGCCGGGCAGGTACCGGCCGATGCGCTGCGGCCGATGCTCGCCGGGCTGGCCGTGCCGTACCGGGTGATCGGCGGTGCGGCGGACGGCGCGGTCGACGCCGTCACCGCCTTCGCCGCCGGCGCGGCGGCCCGCGAGCTCCTGCGCGACGCCGATCCGTCGCCACGCCCTGAGCACCCGCCGGGCCGCCGCACGGCGGCACCGCGACCTCGGGGCCGCGGCGGGGGCCGACGATGGCGCTGCCCGGTTCTCAGCGGTCGAGGAGTGCCGCGAGGGTCTTCGGTGCGACCGTCCGGTACGCCTCGGTGA
- a CDS encoding MmcQ/YjbR family DNA-binding protein: MSDPLLRLRQACLDLPEVTERVSHGEPCWFVRDRRLFVMYADHHHDDRLGFWCAAPQGEQQALIGAEPDRFYRPPYVGHRGWLGVYLDVDTDWEQVRELVTEAYRTVAPKTLAALLDR, translated from the coding sequence ATGAGCGATCCGCTGCTCCGGCTGCGCCAGGCGTGCCTGGACCTGCCGGAAGTCACCGAACGGGTCAGCCACGGTGAGCCGTGCTGGTTCGTTCGCGACCGCCGGCTGTTCGTCATGTACGCCGACCACCATCACGACGACCGGCTCGGGTTCTGGTGCGCGGCACCGCAGGGCGAGCAGCAGGCGCTGATCGGCGCCGAACCGGACCGGTTCTACCGGCCGCCCTACGTCGGCCACCGCGGCTGGCTCGGCGTGTACCTCGACGTCGACACCGACTGGGAGCAGGTTCGCGAACTCGTCACCGAGGCGTACCGGACGGTCGCACCGAAGACCCTCGCGGCACTCCTCGACCGCTGA
- a CDS encoding C40 family peptidase codes for MRTPPLRRLLSVLAVAPTLAALALAGPSAAAPAPVDRTPRAATAGSHATATVGYVDVAAATLWVDPNKDRKVDADATGNPVDLRAWTDGLTIDQRLWLVGELETQALYGTKVTILDHKNGWSYVAVDGQPTPRNPLGYPGWVPDVQISTDPAFGQYTGQPFALVTATTTGLYDDAARTHRSMDVALDTRLPVLGHDGSSIEVATPDRGPAYLDESAAAVYDTAADIPAPTGADLVATAKRYVGLPYVWAGTSSWGFDCSGFTHTVYDVHGVTIPRDADAQYAAGTPVADSDLQPGDLLFYAHDNGYVHHVGMYLGDGYEIDAPNNTSTEISTVEIVKVAEHRYADEYVGARRFL; via the coding sequence GTGCGCACACCGCCACTTCGCCGCCTGCTGTCCGTGCTCGCCGTCGCGCCGACGCTCGCCGCGCTCGCCCTCGCCGGACCGTCCGCCGCCGCCCCGGCACCGGTCGACCGCACACCACGGGCCGCCACCGCCGGCTCGCACGCGACCGCGACGGTCGGGTACGTCGACGTCGCCGCGGCCACGCTCTGGGTCGACCCGAACAAGGACCGCAAGGTCGACGCGGACGCCACCGGCAACCCGGTCGACCTGCGCGCCTGGACCGACGGGCTCACCATCGACCAGCGGCTGTGGCTCGTCGGCGAGCTGGAGACGCAGGCGCTGTACGGCACCAAGGTGACCATCCTCGACCACAAGAACGGCTGGTCGTACGTGGCGGTCGACGGCCAGCCGACGCCACGCAACCCGCTCGGGTACCCGGGCTGGGTCCCGGACGTGCAGATCAGCACCGACCCGGCGTTCGGGCAGTACACCGGGCAGCCGTTCGCCCTGGTCACCGCGACCACCACCGGGCTGTACGACGACGCCGCCCGGACCCACCGCAGCATGGACGTCGCGCTCGACACCCGGCTGCCCGTCCTGGGCCACGACGGCTCCTCGATCGAGGTCGCCACCCCCGACCGGGGCCCGGCGTACCTCGACGAGTCCGCCGCCGCGGTGTACGACACGGCGGCCGACATCCCGGCACCCACCGGCGCCGACCTGGTCGCCACCGCCAAGCGGTACGTCGGCCTGCCGTACGTGTGGGCCGGCACCTCGTCCTGGGGCTTCGACTGCTCCGGCTTCACCCACACCGTGTACGACGTGCACGGCGTCACGATCCCCCGGGACGCCGACGCCCAGTACGCGGCCGGTACCCCCGTCGCCGACTCCGACCTGCAGCCCGGCGACCTGCTGTTCTACGCGCACGACAACGGGTACGTGCACCACGTCGGGATGTACCTCGGCGACGGGTACGAGATCGACGCACCCAACAACACCAGTACCGAGATCAGCACCGTCGAGATCGTCAAGGTGGCCGAGCACCGGTACGCCGACGAGTACGTGGGAGCCCGCCGGTTCCTGTGA
- a CDS encoding ROK family glucokinase, producing MASRQPTARRYRNRPPSRFLRRLTVGIDIGGTKVAGGVVDSAGRVLDRTRRDTPGLSKSPREVEETIADVVDELTGRHDVAAVGIGAAGFVDATGSSVLFAPHLSWRHEPLREALSSRLRLPVVVENDANAAAWAEWRFGAGQGEDHLICITLGTGIGGGIVVDGLVQRGRYGVAGEFGHMQVVPGGHRCECGNRGCWEQYASGNALVREARELATAESPVAQALLDRAGRDVAAITGPLVTEAAMAGDPTAIELFDEIGHWLGVGMAGLACALDPGCFVIGGGVSDAGDLLLNPAREAYRRTLSGRGFRPEARIVRATLGNEAGLIGAADLAREEIRLFARDPRRASYRRRLFFADERDRG from the coding sequence ATGGCATCGCGTCAGCCGACGGCCCGCCGGTACCGCAACCGGCCGCCGTCGAGGTTCCTGCGCCGGCTCACCGTCGGCATCGACATCGGCGGTACCAAGGTGGCCGGCGGCGTGGTCGACTCCGCCGGCCGGGTGCTGGACCGTACCCGCCGGGACACCCCGGGGTTGTCCAAGAGCCCGCGCGAGGTCGAGGAGACCATCGCCGACGTGGTGGACGAGCTGACCGGCCGGCACGACGTCGCCGCGGTCGGTATCGGCGCGGCCGGTTTCGTCGACGCGACCGGGTCGTCCGTGCTGTTCGCGCCGCACCTGTCCTGGCGGCACGAGCCGCTGCGGGAGGCGCTGTCGTCCCGGCTGCGGCTGCCGGTCGTGGTGGAGAACGACGCGAACGCCGCCGCCTGGGCGGAGTGGCGGTTCGGCGCCGGCCAGGGCGAGGACCACCTGATCTGCATCACCCTGGGTACCGGCATCGGCGGCGGCATCGTGGTCGACGGGCTGGTGCAGCGCGGTCGGTACGGGGTGGCCGGCGAGTTCGGGCACATGCAGGTGGTGCCCGGTGGGCACCGCTGCGAGTGCGGCAACCGGGGCTGCTGGGAGCAGTACGCGTCGGGCAACGCGCTGGTCCGGGAGGCGCGCGAGCTGGCCACCGCGGAGTCGCCGGTGGCGCAGGCGCTGCTGGACCGGGCCGGCCGGGACGTCGCGGCGATCACCGGCCCGCTCGTCACCGAGGCGGCGATGGCCGGCGACCCGACCGCGATCGAGCTGTTCGACGAGATCGGGCACTGGCTCGGTGTGGGCATGGCGGGCCTCGCCTGCGCGCTGGACCCGGGCTGCTTCGTGATCGGCGGTGGCGTCTCGGACGCCGGCGACCTGCTGCTCAACCCCGCCCGGGAGGCGTACCGGCGGACCCTGTCCGGGCGCGGTTTCCGCCCGGAGGCGCGGATCGTCCGGGCCACCCTGGGCAACGAGGCGGGCCTGATCGGTGCCGCGGACCTGGCCCGGGAGGAGATCCGGCTGTTCGCCCGGGATCCGCGCCGGGCCAGCTACCGGCGTCGGCTGTTCTTCGCCGACGAACGCGACCGCGGCTGA
- a CDS encoding alpha-mannosidase, whose translation MHDDRVLVEARLDRAMNQWIRPAIYTATAPLTVEVWHVPDEPGPGGAPIAADPVQVAEALAADYQPMPIGTAWGRPWSTSWLRVRGEVPASFAGERVEAVFDLGFSGGPGFSAEAMAYDQAGVPIKALHPLNRYLPVARPAAGGERVDLLLEAAANPQISMGIEPTQLGDKYTAGDAPLYQLRAADVAVLDETVFALVADVDVLSELMHELSVEDPRRHEILRALERMLDTIDLHDVPGTAAAGRAELAEVLSRPANASAHRISAAGHAHIDSAWLWPLRETVRKSSRTFANVTALAAEYPELVFAASQAQQYAWVKKAQPAVWERIKQAVAAGNWAPVGSMWVESDANLPGGEALVRQITQGKRFFAQELGVDTRGIWLPDSFGYTAAFPQIARLAGLDWFLTQKISWNQVNRMPHHTFWWEGIDGTRIFTHFPPADTYNGTFAGDELARAVRNYAEKGAGTISLLPFGHGDGGGGPTREMLERARRLRDLEGSPKVTIEHPDEFFAAARAEYPDAPVWSGEMYLELHRGTFTSQAKTKQGNRFSEHLLRTAELWAATAAVHAGADYPYEALDELWQTVLLHQFHDILPGSSIAWVHREARETYGRLREQLTGLIDASTRALGDGDGGLRVFNAAPTDRAEVTAVPADLAATAGLAADAAQKLSDGSVAAFATVPALGVGTVAPDLPAGGAVTPSTVDGLVLDNGLLRVTVDERGLITSVYDHAHGREVLAPGSYGNLLQLHPDHPNKWDAWDLDKHYLRRHTDLTEAESVEVVERGPLLSAIRVVRRFGESTATQTLVLAAGSRRLDVRTEIDWRESEKVLKAAFPIDVHAERESAEIQFGHVHRPTHTNTSWDAARFEVYAHRWIHVGEPGYGVALVTDSTYGHDVHRATRDAGGTTTTVRLSLLRAPHSPDPHTDIDTHTFSYALVPGAEIGDAVAEGYALNLPLRVAAAGATPDPLVRLDNPAVAVEAVKLADDGSGDVVVRAYESRGGRADVSLRPGFAATAVTEVDLLERPLDDGAADLLDADGTVRLTFRPFQIRTLRLRRG comes from the coding sequence GTGCATGACGATCGTGTCCTGGTCGAGGCGCGCCTCGACCGGGCGATGAACCAGTGGATCCGGCCGGCGATCTACACCGCGACCGCGCCGCTCACCGTCGAGGTCTGGCACGTACCGGACGAGCCCGGTCCGGGCGGCGCGCCGATCGCCGCGGACCCGGTGCAGGTGGCCGAGGCGCTCGCCGCGGACTACCAGCCGATGCCGATCGGTACCGCCTGGGGCCGGCCGTGGTCGACCAGCTGGCTGCGGGTGCGCGGCGAGGTGCCGGCGTCGTTCGCGGGCGAGCGGGTGGAGGCGGTGTTCGACCTGGGCTTCAGCGGCGGCCCGGGCTTCTCCGCCGAGGCGATGGCCTACGACCAGGCGGGGGTGCCGATCAAGGCGCTGCACCCGCTGAACCGGTACCTGCCGGTGGCCCGGCCGGCCGCCGGCGGCGAGCGGGTCGACCTGCTGCTGGAGGCGGCGGCGAACCCGCAGATCTCGATGGGGATCGAACCCACCCAGCTGGGCGACAAGTACACCGCGGGCGACGCGCCGCTCTACCAGCTGCGGGCCGCCGACGTGGCGGTGCTGGACGAGACGGTGTTCGCGCTGGTCGCGGACGTGGACGTGCTGTCCGAGCTGATGCACGAGCTCAGCGTCGAGGACCCGCGCCGGCACGAGATCCTGCGCGCGCTGGAGCGGATGCTCGACACGATCGACCTGCACGACGTGCCGGGTACCGCGGCCGCCGGCCGCGCCGAGCTGGCCGAGGTGCTGTCCCGCCCGGCGAACGCGTCGGCGCACCGGATCTCCGCGGCCGGTCACGCGCACATCGACTCGGCGTGGCTGTGGCCGCTGCGCGAGACGGTACGCAAGTCGTCCCGGACGTTCGCGAACGTCACCGCGCTCGCCGCGGAGTACCCGGAGCTGGTGTTCGCCGCCTCCCAGGCGCAGCAGTACGCCTGGGTGAAGAAGGCGCAGCCGGCGGTCTGGGAGCGGATCAAGCAGGCGGTCGCGGCCGGCAACTGGGCGCCGGTCGGATCGATGTGGGTCGAGTCGGATGCGAACCTGCCCGGCGGTGAGGCGCTGGTCCGCCAGATCACCCAGGGCAAGCGGTTCTTCGCACAGGAGCTGGGCGTGGACACCCGCGGCATCTGGCTGCCCGACTCGTTCGGCTACACCGCCGCGTTCCCGCAGATCGCCCGGCTGGCCGGGCTGGACTGGTTCCTGACCCAGAAGATCTCCTGGAACCAGGTCAACCGGATGCCGCACCACACGTTCTGGTGGGAGGGCATCGACGGCACCCGGATCTTCACCCACTTCCCGCCGGCCGACACGTACAACGGGACGTTCGCCGGCGACGAGCTGGCCCGCGCGGTGCGCAACTACGCGGAGAAGGGCGCCGGCACGATCTCGCTGCTGCCGTTCGGGCACGGCGACGGCGGCGGCGGCCCCACCCGCGAGATGCTGGAGCGGGCCCGCCGGCTGCGCGACCTGGAGGGCTCGCCGAAGGTCACCATCGAGCACCCGGACGAGTTCTTCGCCGCCGCCCGCGCGGAGTACCCGGACGCGCCGGTGTGGTCCGGCGAGATGTACCTGGAGCTGCACCGCGGCACGTTCACCTCGCAGGCGAAGACCAAGCAGGGCAACCGGTTCTCCGAGCACCTGCTGCGCACCGCGGAGCTGTGGGCGGCGACCGCGGCCGTGCACGCCGGGGCGGACTACCCGTACGAGGCGCTGGACGAGCTGTGGCAGACGGTGCTGCTGCACCAGTTCCACGACATCCTGCCGGGTTCCTCGATCGCCTGGGTGCACCGCGAGGCGCGGGAGACCTACGGCCGGCTCCGGGAGCAGCTGACCGGGTTGATCGACGCGTCGACGCGGGCGCTGGGCGACGGCGACGGCGGGCTGCGGGTGTTCAACGCCGCTCCGACCGACCGCGCCGAGGTCACCGCCGTACCGGCCGATCTGGCCGCGACGGCGGGGCTGGCCGCCGACGCGGCGCAGAAGCTGTCCGACGGCAGCGTCGCCGCGTTCGCCACCGTACCGGCGCTGGGCGTCGGCACCGTGGCGCCGGACCTGCCGGCCGGCGGCGCCGTGACCCCGTCCACTGTGGACGGGCTGGTGCTGGACAACGGGCTGCTGCGGGTCACCGTCGACGAGCGCGGCCTGATCACCTCGGTGTACGACCACGCGCACGGCCGCGAGGTGCTGGCCCCCGGCAGCTACGGCAACCTGCTGCAGCTGCACCCCGACCACCCGAACAAGTGGGACGCCTGGGACCTGGACAAGCACTACCTGCGCCGGCACACCGACCTGACCGAGGCGGAGTCGGTCGAGGTGGTCGAGCGGGGCCCGCTGCTGTCCGCGATCCGGGTGGTGCGCCGGTTCGGCGAGTCCACCGCGACGCAGACGCTGGTGCTCGCCGCGGGCAGCCGCCGGCTGGACGTGCGGACCGAGATCGACTGGCGCGAGTCGGAGAAGGTACTCAAGGCGGCGTTCCCGATCGACGTGCACGCGGAGCGGGAGTCGGCCGAGATCCAGTTCGGTCACGTGCACCGGCCCACGCACACCAACACGTCGTGGGACGCGGCCCGGTTCGAGGTGTACGCGCACCGCTGGATCCACGTCGGCGAGCCCGGCTACGGCGTCGCGCTGGTGACCGACTCGACCTACGGCCACGACGTGCACCGCGCCACCCGGGACGCCGGCGGCACGACCACCACGGTACGGCTGTCGCTGCTGCGCGCGCCGCACAGCCCCGATCCGCACACCGACATCGACACCCACACCTTCAGCTACGCGCTGGTGCCGGGTGCCGAGATCGGCGACGCGGTGGCCGAGGGGTACGCGCTGAACCTGCCGCTGCGGGTCGCGGCGGCCGGCGCCACGCCGGATCCGTTGGTACGGCTGGACAACCCGGCGGTGGCGGTGGAGGCGGTCAAGCTGGCCGACGACGGCTCCGGCGACGTGGTCGTCCGGGCGTACGAGTCGCGGGGCGGCCGGGCCGACGTCTCGCTGCGTCCTGGCTTCGCCGCGACTGCGGTCACCGAGGTGGATCTGCTGGAACGCCCGCTGGACGACGGCGCCGCGGACCTGCTCGACGCCGACGGCACGGTGCGGCTGACGTTCCGGCCGTTCCAGATCCGCACCCTGCGGCTGCGCCGCGGCTGA
- a CDS encoding cyclodeaminase/cyclohydrolase family protein produces MQSVDDWLAELGSAAPAPGGGAAAAMTAAIAAGLVEMVANLTTGRTKYAAYEPATTRILARAGQLRTEAVALVGRDAAAFRELMATYRTDRSDPGRAAAIRAATVAAAEPPLAIAAVAAEIADLAAELPGRSNRTVLSDVAVAASTAAAAIESAAINVEINLAALPEPDRAPLAARLAAATDRLAPARELAGRLRAELSS; encoded by the coding sequence ATGCAGAGTGTCGACGACTGGCTCGCCGAACTGGGGTCCGCGGCGCCCGCGCCGGGCGGCGGCGCCGCCGCGGCGATGACCGCCGCGATCGCCGCCGGACTGGTCGAGATGGTGGCCAACCTGACCACCGGCCGCACCAAGTACGCGGCATACGAGCCGGCGACCACCCGGATCCTGGCCCGCGCCGGGCAGCTGCGGACCGAGGCGGTCGCACTCGTCGGCCGGGACGCGGCGGCGTTTCGCGAGCTGATGGCGACCTACCGGACGGACCGCTCCGATCCGGGCCGGGCCGCGGCGATCCGCGCCGCGACGGTGGCCGCCGCCGAGCCGCCGCTGGCGATCGCGGCCGTGGCCGCCGAGATCGCCGACCTGGCCGCCGAACTGCCCGGCCGCTCCAACCGGACGGTGCTCTCCGACGTCGCGGTCGCGGCCAGCACGGCCGCCGCGGCGATCGAGTCCGCCGCGATCAACGTCGAGATCAACCTGGCCGCGCTGCCCGAGCCGGACCGGGCGCCGCTCGCGGCGCGGCTCGCCGCGGCCACCGACCGCCTTGCCCCGGCCCGCGAGCTGGCCGGCCGGCTGCGCGCGGAGCTGTCGTCGTGA
- a CDS encoding bifunctional 5,10-methylenetetrahydrofolate dehydrogenase/5,10-methenyltetrahydrofolate cyclohydrolase: MTGRLIDGRAIAAALRAELADRVAAAPVRPCLAIVVPTADEGAAWYVRQLSRTAERLGIECRVVGPPVGADELVDRLAELSADDTVHGVLCQTPLPAGVTPVQAGSAIDVAKDVDGANPRSAGLLAAGASAYPPATAAAVLHLLRAEGVELAGRNAVVVGRSTVVGKPAATLLLAEQATVTVCHSRTRDLAEHTRRADVLVAAVGRAGLLGAEHVAPGAVVVDVGTNPTPDGGLTGDVRTDEVVDVAAAVTPVPGGVGPVTTATLLSHVVHAAGV, from the coding sequence GTGACCGGCCGGCTCATCGACGGCCGGGCGATCGCCGCGGCGCTGCGCGCCGAACTCGCCGACCGGGTCGCCGCCGCGCCGGTCCGGCCGTGCCTCGCGATCGTGGTGCCGACAGCGGACGAGGGCGCCGCCTGGTACGTGCGGCAGCTGTCCCGCACCGCCGAGCGGCTCGGCATCGAGTGCCGGGTGGTCGGGCCGCCGGTCGGCGCCGACGAGCTGGTCGACCGGCTGGCCGAGCTGTCCGCCGACGACACCGTGCACGGCGTGCTGTGCCAGACACCACTGCCAGCCGGCGTCACGCCGGTGCAGGCGGGCAGCGCGATCGACGTGGCGAAGGACGTCGACGGCGCCAACCCGCGCTCGGCCGGGCTGCTCGCCGCCGGGGCCAGCGCCTACCCGCCGGCCACCGCCGCCGCGGTGCTGCACCTGCTGCGCGCCGAGGGGGTCGAGCTGGCCGGCCGGAACGCCGTCGTGGTCGGCCGGTCCACCGTGGTCGGGAAGCCGGCGGCGACGCTGCTGCTCGCCGAGCAGGCCACCGTCACCGTGTGTCACTCTCGCACCCGGGATCTCGCCGAACACACCCGCCGGGCCGACGTGCTGGTCGCGGCGGTCGGCCGGGCCGGGCTGCTCGGTGCCGAGCACGTCGCGCCCGGCGCGGTGGTCGTCGACGTCGGGACCAACCCGACCCCGGACGGTGGGCTGACCGGCGACGTCCGCACCGACGAGGTGGTCGACGTCGCCGCCGCCGTCACCCCGGTACCGGGCGGGGTCGGCCCGGTCACCACCGCCACGCTGCTCTCGCACGTGGTACACGCCGCAGGAGTCTGA
- a CDS encoding DMT family transporter, with translation MTGPARTRDLTWLVALSSALWGTDALLRKPLTTQLPTPLIVVLEHAVCVAILSPLLPRAWRGWRRLTGRQRLAMIGVGAGASALATTLFTLAFTKGDAITPLVLQKLQPLFAIGLAGLLLGERLHRRYLLFVVPALAGAWLLTFPDPLHVGLASAEAALLAVGAAALWAGGTVLGRLVSAELDPTTLTVLRFAIGLPTAVLIALATGTSWRVAPGDWPAVVALALIPGLLALLLYYRGLRRTPASRATLAELAFPATAALVGVFALGDRFAPTQWLGVALVVAAVTALGVHERSAAGPAVVTGRLATSEGV, from the coding sequence ATGACCGGACCTGCCCGTACCCGCGACCTGACCTGGCTGGTGGCACTGTCGTCGGCGCTGTGGGGCACCGACGCGCTGCTGCGCAAGCCGCTCACCACCCAGCTACCCACCCCGCTGATCGTGGTGCTGGAGCACGCCGTGTGCGTGGCGATCCTGTCCCCGCTGCTGCCGCGGGCCTGGCGCGGCTGGCGGCGGCTGACCGGTCGGCAGCGGCTCGCCATGATCGGCGTCGGTGCCGGCGCCTCGGCGCTGGCCACCACGCTGTTCACCCTGGCGTTCACCAAGGGCGACGCGATCACCCCGCTGGTACTGCAGAAGCTGCAGCCGCTGTTCGCCATCGGGCTGGCCGGGCTGCTGCTGGGCGAGCGGCTGCACCGGCGGTACCTGCTGTTCGTGGTGCCGGCGCTGGCCGGCGCCTGGCTGTTGACCTTCCCGGACCCGCTGCACGTCGGCCTGGCAAGCGCCGAGGCGGCGCTGCTCGCGGTCGGTGCCGCCGCGCTGTGGGCCGGCGGTACGGTGCTGGGCCGGCTGGTGTCCGCCGAACTCGATCCGACCACGCTCACCGTGCTGCGGTTCGCGATCGGGCTGCCCACCGCGGTGTTGATCGCGCTGGCGACCGGTACCTCGTGGCGGGTGGCGCCGGGGGACTGGCCCGCGGTGGTGGCGCTGGCGCTGATCCCGGGCCTGCTCGCGCTCCTGCTGTACTACCGTGGGCTGCGCCGGACCCCGGCGTCGCGTGCCACCCTGGCCGAACTGGCGTTCCCGGCGACGGCCGCGCTGGTCGGGGTGTTCGCGCTCGGCGACAGGTTCGCGCCGACCCAGTGGCTCGGCGTGGCGCTGGTGGTCGCGGCGGTCACCGCGCTGGGCGTACACGAACGGTCCGCGGCCGGACCGGCGGTGGTCACCGGCCGGCTCGCCACCTCCGAGGGGGTCTGA